The sequence ATTTGTACAGCTCTTCCATCACATCAACGACGCGATCGCGGTAGGGCGAGTCTTTCATCGTGCCATCGTCGTTAAATTCTTGATAGGCCTTGGGCACCGACGACTGGTTCGGAATTGTAAACATGCGCATCCACCGGCCCAGCACCCGCAGAGTATTGACCGCATTAAACGACTGCGAACCGCCGCTTACCTGCATCACCGCCAGGGTTTTGCCCTGGGTAGGCCGCACCGCCCCCAGACTCAGGGGCACCCAGTCGATCTGGTGTTTCATTAAGCCGCTGATGTTGCCGTGCATCTCGGGGCTAGACCACACCTGCCCCTCAGACCAGCTGACCAAATCTCGCAGTTCTTGCACCTTGGGATGGCTCTCGGGCACGCTGCCGTGGAGAGGCAAATCATGGGGATGAAAGAACCGCACCTCGGCCCCCATGGCGGCAATAATTCTAGCGGCTTCTTCGGCGAGCAGGCGACTGTAGGCGCGATCGCGCAGCGAACCGTAGAGAAAGAGAATTTTAGGGGGGTGATCAAAGCTCATGGGTTATGGCTCAGTTGCTAATGGATCATCGGCGGGTGGCGGCTCGGCGGGCCAAATAGCCGGGTCTGCCTGGCAGCAGTCTTCCAGCAAAAATCGCAGCAGTTGATTGGTGCCCTG is a genomic window of Nodosilinea sp. E11 containing:
- the arsH gene encoding arsenical resistance protein ArsH, coding for MSFDHPPKILFLYGSLRDRAYSRLLAEEAARIIAAMGAEVRFFHPHDLPLHGSVPESHPKVQELRDLVSWSEGQVWSSPEMHGNISGLMKHQIDWVPLSLGAVRPTQGKTLAVMQVSGGSQSFNAVNTLRVLGRWMRMFTIPNQSSVPKAYQEFNDDGTMKDSPYRDRVVDVMEELYKFTLLLRDQVDYLTDRHSERKAATEKQANAIVSQAIGPASGESPAA